One window from the genome of Cyclobacterium amurskyense encodes:
- a CDS encoding ABC-three component system protein produces MIKNTQKDIEVEGSGNKILGGNDNSITNNYNGQKGKLSSLFSSLKFQFENPDNVDEIKTISESLSRYLNPKDTIGLEKKLENAEKSHLEEDFIELKQMFYKKLLKYQNFEPAQEIFTFLLAIILGKYRNIIKPMLRDNQSESKILLAISEKITEPITNLLVQEGCDDIMGLTSEDIEGMYHYLTGNCHINWVL; encoded by the coding sequence ATGATCAAAAATACACAGAAGGATATTGAAGTTGAGGGTTCTGGTAACAAGATTTTAGGTGGAAATGATAATTCTATAACAAATAATTATAATGGACAAAAAGGGAAATTGAGCTCTCTATTTTCTTCCCTTAAATTTCAGTTTGAAAATCCGGATAACGTTGACGAAATAAAAACAATCTCAGAAAGCTTAAGTCGATACTTAAATCCTAAAGATACAATTGGCTTAGAAAAGAAGTTAGAGAATGCCGAGAAAAGTCATTTAGAAGAGGATTTTATTGAACTAAAACAAATGTTTTATAAAAAGTTACTCAAATATCAAAATTTTGAACCTGCTCAAGAGATATTTACGTTTTTATTAGCAATTATATTGGGGAAATATAGGAACATAATTAAGCCAATGCTGAGAGATAATCAGTCAGAAAGTAAAATTCTTTTAGCTATTTCAGAAAAAATCACCGAGCCAATAACAAATTTATTGGTTCAAGAAGGGTGTGATGATATAATGGGGTTAACTTCAGAAGACATAGAAGGAATGTATCATTATTTGACTGGAAACTGCCATATAAATTGGGTGTTATGA